One Clostridia bacterium genomic region harbors:
- a CDS encoding rod shape-determining protein: MAFLDLFRNDMGIDLGTANTLVYVRGRGIVLQEPSVVAIRAETKQPLAVGNEAKRMIGRTPGSIVAIRPMKDGVIADFEITQTMLQYFIQKALPKRAVFRHPRVIVSVPSGITEVEKRAVYDAAKQAGAREAYLIEEPMAAAIGAGLPVHEPTGNMVVDIGGGTTEVAIVSLGGIVTHRSVRIAGDECDEAIVNYVKRTYNLLIGERTAEEVKLTIGSAYPSHDDATMEIRGRDLVTGLPKTITLTAEEVRHALEDPISGIIEAVKVTLERTPPELAADIMDRGIVLTGGGSLLRGFDRRLSEETGMPVIIAEDPLLCVVKGTGRFLDEIENVKHLLITAKKIG, from the coding sequence ATGGCGTTTCTGGATCTGTTCCGCAACGACATGGGCATCGACCTCGGCACGGCGAACACTCTGGTCTACGTGCGCGGCCGCGGCATCGTCCTGCAGGAGCCGTCGGTCGTGGCCATCCGCGCGGAGACGAAGCAGCCTCTGGCCGTCGGTAACGAAGCGAAGCGCATGATCGGCCGCACGCCGGGTAGCATCGTCGCCATCCGCCCGATGAAGGACGGGGTCATCGCCGACTTTGAAATCACGCAGACGATGCTCCAGTACTTCATTCAGAAGGCGCTGCCCAAGCGCGCCGTGTTCCGCCATCCGCGGGTGATCGTCTCGGTTCCTTCGGGCATCACTGAGGTCGAGAAGCGCGCCGTCTACGACGCGGCGAAGCAGGCGGGCGCGCGGGAGGCGTACCTGATCGAGGAGCCCATGGCGGCGGCGATCGGCGCCGGGCTGCCCGTGCATGAGCCGACCGGCAACATGGTCGTCGACATCGGCGGCGGGACCACGGAAGTCGCGATCGTCTCCCTCGGCGGCATCGTGACGCACCGGTCGGTGCGCATCGCCGGCGACGAGTGCGACGAAGCCATCGTGAACTACGTGAAGCGCACGTACAACCTCCTCATCGGCGAGCGCACGGCGGAGGAAGTGAAGCTGACGATCGGCTCGGCCTATCCTTCGCACGACGACGCGACCATGGAGATCCGCGGCCGTGACCTGGTCACGGGCCTCCCGAAGACGATCACGCTCACGGCCGAGGAGGTCCGCCATGCGCTTGAGGACCCGATCTCCGGCATCATCGAGGCTGTGAAGGTCACGCTGGAGCGCACGCCGCCCGAACTGGCGGCCGACATCATGGACCGCGGCATCGTGCTGACCGGAGGCGGCTCGCTGCTGCGCGGCTTCGACCGCCGCCTCAGCGAGGAGACGGGCATGCCCGTGATCATCGCGGAGGATCCGCTGCTGTGCGTCGTCAAGGGAACCGGCCGCTTCCTCGACGAAATCGAAAACGTGAAGCACCTTTTGATCACGGCGAAGAAGATCGGTTGA
- a CDS encoding SWIM zinc finger family protein, whose product MRHAGQAEPRPLSEVDVALFVPPRVLERGRDYLLLGRVGDLVRHGSLIAGRVEGSDVYVVTADLSGERPATACTCPLRSQPCKHAAALLLSWAQAPSRFTDLAALAAALRARPGALEDALARAFAGAEAPSLDPFLQAAVGAGAPAGLTWDAVPIDAILDEPPDLPGDAADELWSRCAERVAGAAAEAPASTAARLETVWRWASLALWARRAPGIGSTRTREAVLRTLDALGAAAESGARDGTSARRLRAFDRVAQLASALERREYGDMLRLLRAAWRILPGEAAERWSAVAGRAAAEARWAELNGQPERRAARAAAARAWAAGWIEAGQPERAAAVWEVHADLDEASEGRVRAWVAAGDWARARDAARAGLERAAPSMVPWFRRQLALALMRLGRPAEAAPYFAANFEETPTVRAYRDLRAALQAAGGWTEAARAAAERLAAANWPETEGAVGRVSRWRAVAEVIAEDAPLLALRFLAAAIAALRRAGDGAEADALRALGERIADAGGEPRRRAWLRMTGEPPR is encoded by the coding sequence ATGCGCCACGCCGGCCAAGCGGAGCCCCGACCGCTCAGCGAGGTCGACGTCGCCCTCTTTGTGCCTCCTCGCGTGCTGGAGCGGGGTCGCGACTACCTCCTCCTCGGGCGGGTAGGGGATCTCGTCCGCCACGGGTCTCTCATCGCGGGGCGGGTGGAGGGGAGCGACGTCTACGTCGTCACCGCCGACCTGTCCGGGGAGCGCCCGGCGACCGCCTGCACCTGCCCCCTCCGTTCCCAGCCCTGCAAGCACGCCGCCGCCCTGCTCCTCAGCTGGGCGCAGGCTCCCTCGCGCTTCACCGACCTGGCGGCGCTCGCGGCCGCGCTGCGCGCCCGGCCAGGCGCGCTAGAAGACGCGCTCGCTCGCGCGTTTGCCGGGGCCGAGGCGCCAAGCCTCGATCCCTTCCTGCAGGCGGCCGTCGGCGCCGGTGCGCCGGCCGGCCTGACGTGGGACGCGGTGCCGATCGACGCCATCCTGGACGAGCCGCCCGACCTGCCGGGCGATGCCGCGGATGAGCTCTGGTCGCGTTGCGCCGAGCGCGTCGCCGGCGCCGCGGCGGAGGCGCCGGCCTCCACGGCCGCGCGCCTCGAGACGGTCTGGCGGTGGGCGTCGCTGGCCCTGTGGGCGCGGCGTGCGCCGGGCATCGGATCGACCCGAACGCGCGAAGCCGTCCTGCGGACGCTGGACGCACTCGGAGCGGCAGCCGAAAGCGGCGCGCGTGACGGGACCTCGGCGCGGCGCCTGCGGGCCTTTGACCGCGTGGCGCAGCTCGCGTCCGCGTTGGAACGCCGGGAGTACGGGGACATGTTGCGGCTGCTGCGGGCCGCATGGCGCATCCTTCCGGGGGAGGCGGCGGAGCGCTGGTCGGCGGTGGCCGGGCGCGCCGCGGCGGAAGCCCGCTGGGCGGAGCTGAACGGCCAACCCGAACGCCGTGCCGCACGCGCGGCGGCCGCCCGCGCGTGGGCTGCCGGCTGGATCGAAGCCGGGCAGCCGGAGCGGGCCGCGGCCGTCTGGGAGGTCCACGCCGACTTGGACGAGGCCAGCGAAGGCCGCGTGCGGGCCTGGGTCGCGGCGGGGGATTGGGCGCGGGCGCGGGACGCGGCGCGCGCCGGGCTCGAACGCGCGGCACCGTCGATGGTGCCGTGGTTCCGGCGCCAGCTGGCGCTGGCGCTCATGCGGCTCGGCCGTCCGGCGGAAGCGGCGCCGTACTTCGCCGCGAACTTCGAGGAGACGCCGACCGTGCGCGCGTACCGCGACCTGCGCGCCGCCCTGCAGGCTGCGGGCGGATGGACGGAGGCGGCGCGGGCGGCGGCCGAGCGGCTCGCGGCCGCGAACTGGCCTGAGACGGAGGGGGCTGTCGGGCGTGTGTCGCGCTGGCGCGCCGTGGCCGAGGTCATCGCCGAGGACGCCCCGCTCCTGGCGCTGCGCTTTCTGGCCGCGGCCATCGCGGCGCTGAGGCGGGCGGGCGACGGCGCGGAGGCGGACGCGCTTCGCGCGCTCGGCGAGCGCATCGCGGACGCGGGTGGCGAGCCGCGACGCCGCGCGTGGCTGCGAATGACGGGCGAGCCGCCCCGGTGA
- the minC gene encoding septum site-determining protein MinC: MSGDPITLRKGRSGLVIRLSEDGDFHMLCERLEAELANMRPAYVGSAVTIDVGSRLLTTNQLLELEAIVNRYVGVRIVQIIDSAGTGWPETAGDAGAAPAEGGRGGLADLPPERIPLRRHAPAASPSYAEGEPAQLVRRTVRSGQRIVSAGHVVVLGDVNPGAEVVAGGDIIVMGCLRGLAHAGAKGDETAVIAAIRLQPMQLRIANHISRPPDDDAHADMGPEVARVRDGVIVIESYHGLFTGVAM; encoded by the coding sequence ATGTCCGGCGATCCCATCACGCTCCGAAAGGGCCGGAGCGGACTCGTCATCCGGCTCTCCGAAGACGGCGACTTCCACATGCTGTGCGAGCGTCTGGAAGCGGAACTGGCGAACATGCGCCCGGCGTACGTGGGCTCCGCCGTCACGATCGACGTCGGCTCGCGCCTCCTGACGACAAACCAGCTCCTGGAGCTCGAGGCGATCGTCAACCGCTACGTCGGGGTGCGCATCGTACAGATCATCGACAGCGCCGGGACGGGCTGGCCGGAAACGGCGGGGGACGCCGGCGCGGCGCCGGCCGAGGGCGGGCGCGGCGGCCTCGCCGACCTGCCCCCTGAGCGGATTCCGCTGAGGCGGCATGCTCCTGCGGCCTCGCCTTCCTACGCCGAGGGAGAGCCGGCGCAGCTGGTCCGCCGCACCGTCCGTTCGGGCCAGCGCATTGTCTCGGCCGGGCACGTGGTGGTGCTCGGCGACGTCAACCCCGGTGCGGAAGTCGTCGCCGGCGGGGACATCATCGTCATGGGGTGCCTCCGCGGGCTCGCCCATGCCGGTGCGAAGGGGGACGAAACGGCCGTCATCGCCGCCATCCGGCTTCAACCGATGCAGCTGCGCATCGCGAACCACATCAGCCGCCCGCCGGACGATGACGCGCACGCGGACATGGGCCCGGAGGTGGCTCGCGTGCGCGACGGCGTGATCGTCATCGAGTCGTACCACGGCCTGTTCACGGGCGTGGCCATGTGA
- the mreD gene encoding rod shape-determining protein MreD, translating into MKTRRGWGWLVAVCFAAYTLQVTLAEVLRAGPAWPDFCLAVVMFAAMRSGGRVAGWCGLGLGLAVDAFAGRWLGFHSLVWGAVGYAFGRLSAPFDERNRLVAFVGTGLGAALAWVMEAAFVASQVRGADAVSVLAQLVPHAVGTAALVAAVAPYDLGLPPRAQAEHDRMATIRLWL; encoded by the coding sequence GTGAAGACGAGGCGCGGCTGGGGCTGGCTCGTCGCGGTGTGTTTCGCGGCGTACACGCTGCAGGTGACCCTCGCCGAGGTGCTCCGCGCCGGCCCCGCCTGGCCGGATTTCTGCCTGGCCGTCGTCATGTTCGCCGCGATGCGCAGCGGCGGTCGCGTCGCCGGCTGGTGCGGCCTCGGGCTGGGGCTCGCCGTCGACGCGTTCGCCGGCCGCTGGCTCGGGTTCCACTCGCTGGTGTGGGGCGCCGTCGGGTACGCCTTCGGCCGCCTGTCCGCCCCGTTTGACGAGCGCAACCGTCTCGTGGCCTTCGTGGGGACGGGCCTCGGCGCGGCCCTGGCGTGGGTGATGGAGGCGGCGTTCGTCGCGTCGCAGGTGCGCGGCGCCGACGCCGTCTCGGTGTTGGCGCAGCTGGTGCCGCACGCCGTCGGGACGGCGGCGCTGGTCGCCGCGGTGGCGCCCTACGACCTCGGCCTCCCGCCGCGCGCACAGGCGGAGCACGACAGGATGGCCACGATTCGCCTGTGGCTGTAG
- the radC gene encoding DNA repair protein RadC gives MKQLPPEARPRERLLNHGPQALSVTELLALLLDTGHPRAGASALDLAGQLLAHLRQRHQTAALAAISTASLEEIRDVPGIGPAKAARLLAAVELGRRLAESKPARVSVERPEDVVRWLRPRMRDYDREHFVVVWLDTKHHVLGHETVSVGSLDAALAHPREVFKGAVLRSAAAVILAHNHPSGDPTPSGEDIELTYRLAEAGRLLGIEVLDHIVIGDHRFVSLRERGVRF, from the coding sequence ATGAAGCAACTGCCGCCGGAGGCGCGCCCGCGGGAACGGTTGCTGAACCACGGGCCTCAGGCCCTTTCGGTGACGGAATTGCTCGCATTGCTGCTGGACACAGGCCACCCCCGGGCCGGCGCCAGCGCGCTGGATCTCGCGGGGCAACTGCTGGCTCACTTGCGCCAGCGGCACCAGACGGCCGCATTGGCGGCAATTTCGACGGCATCGTTAGAGGAAATCCGCGATGTGCCGGGAATTGGACCGGCGAAAGCAGCGCGGTTGCTGGCGGCCGTGGAACTGGGACGGCGCCTGGCCGAGTCCAAACCGGCGAGGGTCTCCGTCGAGCGCCCGGAGGACGTCGTCCGCTGGCTGCGCCCGCGCATGCGTGATTACGACCGCGAACACTTTGTCGTGGTGTGGCTGGACACCAAGCACCACGTGCTCGGCCACGAGACGGTGTCCGTCGGCAGCCTGGACGCCGCGCTCGCGCACCCTCGGGAAGTGTTCAAGGGGGCCGTGTTGCGGAGCGCCGCGGCCGTCATCCTCGCCCACAATCACCCGAGTGGCGACCCCACTCCCAGCGGCGAGGACATCGAGCTGACGTACCGCCTGGCGGAGGCCGGCCGGCTGTTGGGCATCGAGGTGCTGGACCACATCGTCATCGGCGATCACCGATTCGTCAGCTTGCGCGAACGAGGCGTCCGGTTTTAG
- the minE gene encoding cell division topological specificity factor MinE — translation MATLMQRLFGDRGQRSKDVAKERLRLVLVHDRASVAPNLVATLKEDILQVLRRYMEIDEDSMELDLSRQDDSVALVASIPVRRLKRGV, via the coding sequence ATGGCGACGCTCATGCAGCGCTTGTTTGGCGACCGCGGCCAACGGAGCAAGGACGTCGCGAAAGAGCGGCTGCGGCTGGTCCTCGTGCATGACCGCGCGAGCGTGGCGCCCAATCTGGTGGCCACCCTGAAGGAGGACATCCTCCAGGTCCTGCGGAGGTACATGGAGATCGACGAGGACAGCATGGAGCTGGACCTGAGCCGCCAGGACGACTCGGTCGCGCTCGTGGCCAGCATTCCGGTGCGGCGGTTGAAGCGCGGCGTCTGA
- a CDS encoding sodium-translocating pyrophosphatase, with the protein MPFIAGLAAVVYAVYLIRWVTSRPAGTETMQNISNAIREGAMAYLNRQYQTIGIVAAVLFIILGFGLGWNQALYFLIGAALSASAGYIGMSVAVRSNVRTAQAARDQGLPGALAVAVRGGAVTGLFVVGLGLLGVTILTWITKNPALLVGFGFGASLISAFARLGGGIYTKAADVGADLVGKVEAGIPEDDPRNPAVIADNVGDNVGDDAGMAADLFETYAVTAVAAMLLGYLLFHGRIEALLYPLALGGIAVVASIIGIMCMRTSNASGRVTNALYTGVAVAAVLGVVGFYFASNALMSWVSETIPGGPMALFWSSVVGILVTVAIIMLTEYYTGTRYAPVRSIAKASETGHATNIITGLAVGLKATALPVVVVVLGILFSYHFAGVYGVGVAAMAMLSLAGIIVTLDAFGPITDNAGGIAEMSGLPDSVREVTDTLDAVGNTTKAVTKGYAIASAGLAAVVLFSSYVEELARNASGKTFTFNLSDPYVLIGLFLGGILPFLFAAYSMEAVGRAAGEVVKEVRRQFREIKGIMEGKAKPDYARTVDIVTRAAIREMILPALIPVLSPVIIGLIFGPVALGGALVGSIVTGLFLAIQMTSGGAAWDNAKKYIEEGHHGGKGTEAHAAAVTGDTVGDPFKDTAGPAINPMIKIINIVALLLAPFIVG; encoded by the coding sequence CTGCCGTTCATCGCCGGCCTGGCCGCGGTCGTGTACGCCGTCTACCTGATCCGCTGGGTCACCAGCCGCCCAGCCGGCACGGAGACGATGCAGAACATCTCCAACGCGATCCGCGAGGGCGCCATGGCCTACTTGAACCGCCAATACCAGACCATCGGCATCGTCGCGGCCGTTCTCTTCATTATTCTCGGGTTCGGCCTGGGCTGGAACCAGGCGCTGTACTTCTTGATCGGGGCCGCGCTGTCGGCATCCGCCGGCTACATCGGCATGAGCGTGGCCGTGCGCTCCAACGTGCGCACCGCCCAAGCGGCGAGGGATCAGGGCCTGCCTGGCGCGCTCGCCGTCGCCGTCCGCGGCGGCGCCGTCACCGGCCTGTTCGTCGTGGGCTTGGGCCTGCTTGGCGTGACCATCCTCACGTGGATCACGAAGAACCCCGCGCTGCTCGTCGGCTTCGGTTTCGGCGCGAGCCTCATCAGCGCGTTCGCGCGCCTCGGCGGCGGCATCTACACCAAGGCCGCGGACGTCGGCGCCGACCTCGTGGGCAAGGTCGAGGCCGGCATTCCGGAGGATGACCCGCGCAACCCGGCCGTCATCGCGGACAACGTCGGCGACAACGTCGGCGACGACGCCGGCATGGCCGCGGACCTGTTCGAAACCTACGCCGTCACGGCCGTCGCGGCCATGCTGCTCGGCTATCTCCTGTTCCACGGCCGGATCGAGGCGCTTCTCTACCCGCTCGCGCTGGGCGGCATCGCCGTCGTCGCGTCCATCATCGGCATCATGTGCATGCGCACGTCGAACGCCAGCGGCCGCGTGACGAACGCGCTCTACACGGGCGTGGCCGTGGCCGCCGTCCTGGGCGTCGTCGGGTTCTACTTCGCGTCGAACGCCCTCATGAGCTGGGTGAGCGAGACCATTCCGGGCGGTCCGATGGCGCTCTTCTGGTCCTCGGTCGTCGGGATCCTCGTCACCGTCGCCATCATCATGCTGACGGAGTACTACACGGGCACGCGCTACGCCCCCGTCCGCTCCATCGCGAAGGCTTCGGAGACCGGGCACGCCACGAACATCATCACGGGCCTGGCCGTCGGTCTGAAGGCGACGGCGCTGCCGGTCGTGGTCGTGGTGCTCGGCATCCTCTTCTCCTACCACTTCGCCGGCGTCTACGGCGTGGGCGTGGCGGCCATGGCCATGCTGTCGCTGGCGGGCATTATCGTCACGCTCGACGCGTTCGGGCCGATCACCGACAACGCCGGCGGCATCGCCGAGATGTCGGGCCTCCCGGACAGCGTCCGCGAGGTGACGGACACCCTCGACGCCGTCGGAAACACCACCAAGGCGGTGACCAAGGGGTACGCGATCGCTTCGGCGGGCCTCGCGGCCGTGGTGCTGTTCAGCTCCTACGTGGAGGAGCTGGCGCGCAACGCCAGCGGCAAGACCTTCACGTTCAACCTCAGTGACCCGTACGTGCTGATCGGCCTGTTCCTGGGCGGCATCCTGCCCTTCCTCTTCGCCGCGTACTCGATGGAAGCCGTCGGTCGCGCGGCCGGCGAGGTCGTGAAGGAAGTGCGCCGCCAGTTCCGCGAGATCAAGGGCATCATGGAGGGCAAGGCCAAGCCGGACTACGCCCGCACGGTCGACATCGTCACCCGTGCGGCCATCCGTGAGATGATCCTGCCCGCCCTGATCCCGGTGCTGTCGCCGGTCATCATCGGCCTCATCTTCGGGCCCGTGGCCCTGGGTGGCGCGCTCGTGGGGTCCATCGTGACGGGCCTCTTCCTCGCCATCCAGATGACGAGCGGCGGCGCCGCCTGGGACAACGCGAAGAAGTACATCGAGGAAGGCCACCACGGCGGCAAGGGCACGGAGGCCCATGCGGCCGCGGTCACGGGCGACACCGTCGGCGATCCGTTCAAGGATACGGCCGGCCCGGCGATCAACCCGATGATCAAGATCATCAACATCGTGGCGCTCCTGCTGGCGCCGTTCATCGTCGGCTGA
- the mrdA gene encoding penicillin-binding protein 2 — protein MDEEPRPWAGSVRRLIALAVIIGCVLGGRLAQLQLAQHAVWAQQARDQIVRELTLPAPRGEILDRNGTVLATDRPAWTAYLVYTSHPMGEDGIRLLSDILSLDPAAVRRAIDSLRPSPFTRPFEPVLLKMDLTPLEQVRLAENLDRLPGVLMRAAPMRTYPGIETAPDLGGTLAAHVLGYVYPGGKTGIENTYDGPLHVDGRTILGLAGIDGKERVQVDFRGRPIAGAPVYTEPAVPGNNVRLTIDANLQAVAERALRQRMDYLRTTTSNGHHPPAKIGAVVVEDVNTGAILAMASQPTFDPNVFARTAGYTPDSPGWAEFTKAYNAYTADPTLGTLSNHALTYRSSTGSTFKPITALAALASGTVTPATRIPDPGYFRLGNWMWKDWKPGGHGAPNLVEALARSCDVYFYTVGLRTGIDEIAKMAKEFGLGDRSGLKDLPGEVKPTLASREYKKSVYPKQPWLPGDTVNAAIGQGYNGFTPIQLVNYIATLANGGTRYRPYLVKDVESPDGRVLWEQKPEVLGKVDVPEADLAVVREGMRAVASYNPNFRGVDSPYGTAYSYFADLPRISQERLGHAIEVGAKTGTAEVAGHAVSDGWFVAFAPYDHPQIAVAVLISESGGGSVAGGPVARAIIDAYFGLPITPVAPNVVTGPPLVGR, from the coding sequence TTGGACGAGGAACCTCGCCCCTGGGCCGGATCGGTGCGGCGCCTGATCGCCCTGGCCGTCATCATCGGGTGCGTGCTGGGAGGGCGACTGGCGCAGCTTCAGCTTGCGCAGCACGCCGTCTGGGCGCAACAGGCGCGCGACCAGATCGTCCGCGAGCTGACCCTGCCCGCTCCGCGCGGCGAGATCCTCGACCGCAACGGCACGGTGCTGGCCACCGACCGGCCGGCGTGGACGGCCTATCTCGTGTACACGAGTCACCCCATGGGCGAGGACGGCATCCGGCTGCTGAGCGACATCCTGTCGCTGGACCCGGCTGCGGTGCGCCGCGCGATCGACTCGCTGCGCCCTTCGCCGTTCACCCGTCCCTTCGAGCCGGTGCTGCTGAAGATGGACCTCACGCCACTGGAGCAGGTTCGCCTGGCGGAGAATCTGGACCGCCTTCCGGGCGTGCTGATGCGCGCCGCCCCCATGCGCACCTATCCCGGCATCGAGACGGCGCCCGATCTTGGTGGGACGCTCGCCGCCCACGTGCTGGGATACGTCTATCCCGGCGGCAAGACCGGCATCGAGAACACGTATGACGGCCCTCTGCACGTGGACGGCCGCACGATTCTCGGCCTCGCCGGCATCGACGGCAAGGAGCGCGTGCAGGTCGACTTCCGCGGCCGCCCGATCGCGGGCGCGCCGGTGTACACGGAGCCGGCCGTGCCCGGCAACAACGTGCGCCTCACGATCGACGCCAACCTGCAGGCCGTCGCGGAACGCGCCCTCCGGCAGCGGATGGATTACCTCCGCACGACGACGAGCAATGGCCACCATCCCCCGGCCAAGATCGGCGCGGTCGTCGTGGAGGACGTCAACACCGGCGCCATCCTCGCCATGGCCAGCCAGCCGACGTTCGATCCCAACGTCTTCGCCCGCACGGCGGGCTACACGCCGGACAGTCCCGGCTGGGCCGAGTTCACGAAGGCGTACAACGCCTACACGGCGGATCCGACGCTCGGCACGCTGAGCAACCACGCCCTCACGTACCGGAGCTCGACCGGCTCCACGTTCAAGCCGATCACCGCCCTCGCCGCGCTGGCCTCCGGCACGGTGACGCCCGCGACGAGGATCCCGGACCCCGGCTACTTCCGCCTCGGCAACTGGATGTGGAAGGACTGGAAGCCGGGGGGCCACGGCGCGCCCAACCTCGTCGAGGCCCTCGCGCGGTCGTGCGACGTGTACTTCTACACCGTCGGGTTGCGGACGGGCATCGACGAGATCGCGAAGATGGCCAAGGAGTTCGGCCTCGGCGACCGGTCGGGGCTGAAGGACCTGCCGGGCGAGGTCAAGCCGACCCTCGCCAGCCGCGAGTACAAGAAGAGCGTGTATCCCAAGCAGCCCTGGTTGCCCGGCGACACGGTCAACGCCGCCATCGGCCAGGGCTACAACGGGTTCACGCCCATCCAGCTCGTGAACTACATCGCCACCCTCGCCAACGGCGGAACGCGGTACCGCCCGTACCTGGTGAAGGACGTCGAGTCGCCCGACGGCCGGGTGTTGTGGGAGCAGAAGCCGGAGGTCCTCGGCAAGGTCGACGTTCCGGAGGCCGACCTGGCGGTCGTGCGCGAGGGCATGCGCGCCGTGGCGTCGTACAATCCGAACTTCCGCGGCGTCGACTCGCCGTACGGCACGGCCTATTCCTACTTCGCCGACCTGCCGAGGATCAGCCAGGAACGGCTCGGCCACGCCATCGAGGTCGGCGCCAAGACGGGCACGGCCGAAGTGGCCGGCCACGCCGTGTCCGACGGCTGGTTCGTCGCGTTCGCCCCGTACGACCACCCCCAGATCGCCGTCGCCGTGCTGATCTCCGAATCGGGCGGCGGCAGCGTGGCGGGCGGCCCGGTGGCGCGGGCCATCATCGACGCGTACTTCGGCCTGCCCATCACGCCCGTGGCCCCCAACGTCGTGACAGGGCCCCCCTTGGTCGGACGCTGA
- the minD gene encoding septum site-determining protein MinD, with translation MGIAIVITSGKGGVGKTTTSANVGSALAAAGKSVALVDADIGLRNLDLVLGLENRIVYDLVDVVEGYAKLRQALIRDKRFDNLYLLPAAQTKDKTAVSPDQMRQLVAELKAEFDFVLVDCPAGIEQGFKNAVAGADQAVIVTTPEVAAVRDADRIIGLLEAEGIRDPRLVINRLRPQMVKRGDMMEIEDILDILAIGLLGVVPEDEYIVVSTNRGEPAALSRESKAGNAYRDIARRLMGEEVPMAVYDQQPSLLGRLRRLWGGV, from the coding sequence TTGGGGATTGCGATCGTGATCACGTCGGGCAAGGGTGGGGTCGGGAAGACGACGACGTCCGCGAACGTGGGCAGCGCGCTCGCCGCGGCCGGCAAGAGCGTGGCGCTCGTCGACGCCGACATCGGGTTGCGGAACCTTGACCTTGTCCTGGGGCTGGAGAACCGGATCGTCTACGACCTGGTCGACGTCGTCGAGGGTTACGCCAAGCTGCGCCAGGCGCTGATCCGCGACAAGCGCTTCGACAACCTGTACCTCCTGCCGGCCGCCCAGACCAAGGACAAGACGGCCGTCTCGCCGGACCAGATGCGGCAGCTCGTCGCGGAGTTGAAGGCGGAGTTCGACTTCGTCCTCGTCGACTGTCCCGCCGGCATCGAACAGGGGTTCAAGAACGCCGTCGCCGGAGCCGACCAGGCCGTCATCGTCACCACGCCGGAGGTCGCCGCGGTGCGGGACGCCGACCGCATCATCGGGCTCCTTGAGGCGGAGGGGATCCGGGATCCGCGCCTCGTCATCAACCGCCTGCGGCCACAGATGGTGAAGCGCGGGGACATGATGGAGATCGAGGACATCCTCGACATCCTCGCGATCGGACTGCTCGGCGTGGTTCCGGAGGACGAGTACATCGTCGTGTCCACGAACCGTGGGGAGCCGGCCGCGCTCAGCCGCGAGTCGAAGGCCGGCAACGCCTACCGGGACATCGCCCGCAGGCTGATGGGAGAAGAGGTGCCGATGGCCGTGTACGATCAGCAGCCCTCTCTGCTCGGCCGCCTGCGCCGGTTGTGGGGCGGAGTTTGA
- the mreC gene encoding rod shape-determining protein MreC has protein sequence MSPFWRNGRFWAALLLVLGLLSLALYTGRARPAVLEARGWWIRVTAPVFRLVDRGAYAVTNAADTLVRWKDLPGENARLRKENEKLRQLAIENEELRQENARLRELLDLRQRPPGYAVEGGLVAAVIGRLPERWYDEIVVDRGAADGVVRGMPVVTADGLVGRVSQVMPHQAVVLLLTNPDSGVGALVQRETSRSYGIVLGAAGTQSRSRMTFFSRDADAVPGDIVVTSGLGGQFPKGIPVGTVTRVDRSQDGLVETAELQPAADLNRLEWVLLVPISEGASQ, from the coding sequence ATGAGTCCCTTCTGGCGCAATGGCCGCTTCTGGGCGGCATTGTTGCTGGTGCTCGGCCTGCTCTCCCTGGCGTTGTACACGGGCCGGGCGCGTCCCGCGGTGCTGGAGGCGCGCGGTTGGTGGATCCGCGTCACGGCACCGGTCTTCCGCCTCGTCGACCGCGGCGCGTACGCGGTGACGAACGCGGCCGACACCCTTGTGCGCTGGAAGGACCTCCCCGGCGAGAATGCGCGTTTGCGCAAGGAGAACGAGAAGCTCCGCCAGCTGGCGATCGAGAACGAGGAGTTGCGGCAGGAGAACGCGCGCCTCCGCGAGCTTTTGGACCTGCGCCAGCGACCGCCGGGGTACGCTGTCGAAGGCGGCCTGGTCGCGGCCGTCATCGGCCGTCTTCCCGAACGATGGTACGACGAGATCGTGGTCGACCGCGGCGCCGCGGACGGCGTGGTCCGCGGCATGCCCGTGGTGACGGCCGACGGTCTCGTGGGACGCGTCTCGCAGGTCATGCCGCACCAGGCCGTGGTGCTTCTGCTGACGAACCCGGACAGCGGCGTGGGCGCCCTCGTGCAGCGCGAGACCTCCCGGTCCTACGGCATCGTGCTCGGCGCGGCCGGCACGCAGAGCCGGTCGCGGATGACGTTTTTCTCAAGGGACGCCGACGCGGTGCCGGGCGACATCGTCGTGACCTCGGGCCTCGGCGGCCAGTTCCCGAAAGGCATCCCGGTCGGCACGGTCACGCGGGTCGACCGCTCCCAGGACGGCCTCGTGGAGACCGCGGAGCTGCAGCCGGCCGCCGACTTGAACCGGCTCGAATGGGTGCTGCTGGTGCCGATCTCGGAGGGCGCGTCGCAGTGA